The proteins below come from a single Leptolyngbya iicbica LK genomic window:
- a CDS encoding FHA domain-containing protein yields MIVCPNCNHQNPDGAVQCEACYTPLPVLATCPSCQATVQSDASFCGQCGFDLRTVSPAASQSASTVPSAESASEPDYEATVPGIDDDVEIPELLPPEPLIATAPAAPPTEAASPPGPPPPLPETPPSIAAPLENGPNEPMTAPPAPLPTSPGAGAANLGSTQLQINQAKLLHVQTNTTLELPPQLTIIHLGKPNDRIPPTIDVSGFPDSEIVSRVHANLRVEGDIYYIEDVGSSNGTYVNNMPLPPGNRHRLRAGDRIALGKGDKVTFIFQSG; encoded by the coding sequence ATGATCGTTTGCCCTAACTGTAATCATCAAAATCCTGATGGTGCAGTCCAGTGTGAGGCTTGCTATACCCCCTTGCCAGTGCTGGCGACTTGCCCCAGTTGCCAAGCAACAGTGCAGTCAGACGCAAGCTTTTGTGGGCAATGTGGGTTTGACCTCAGGACGGTGAGCCCTGCGGCCAGTCAATCGGCGAGTACTGTGCCCAGTGCGGAGAGCGCTAGTGAACCAGATTACGAAGCCACGGTGCCCGGCATTGATGACGATGTCGAAATTCCTGAATTGTTGCCGCCCGAGCCCTTAATCGCAACGGCCCCGGCTGCCCCCCCGACCGAAGCGGCCAGCCCGCCAGGACCACCACCGCCCCTGCCCGAGACACCCCCCAGTATTGCGGCACCGCTTGAGAACGGGCCAAATGAGCCCATGACGGCTCCGCCGGCACCTTTACCAACCAGTCCGGGGGCCGGAGCGGCAAATCTGGGTTCAACGCAGCTACAAATTAATCAAGCCAAGCTGTTGCACGTTCAGACCAACACGACGCTGGAGCTACCGCCGCAGTTAACCATCATTCATCTGGGGAAGCCCAACGATCGCATTCCCCCAACCATTGACGTGTCAGGGTTCCCTGATTCAGAAATTGTTTCACGGGTCCACGCCAACCTTCGAGTTGAGGGCGACATCTACTACATTGAAGACGTGGGCAGCTCTAACGGCACCTATGTCAACAACATGCCGTTACCCCCAGGTAACCGTCACCGACTGCGGGCGGGCGATCGCATCGCCCTGGGTAAAGGAGATAAAGTTACTTTTATTTTCCAGTCTGGCTAA
- a CDS encoding phosphatidylglycerol lysyltransferase domain-containing protein: MRHPLSHRGVAITTRVGIWSAAVLTALVGCVNIWSAATPSLPARLAWLEQFLPLEVRAGGHLFAALSGFFLLALAANLLRRKRLAWWLTVGLLGVSILSHLVKGLDYEEGLLALVLLFQLLWLRPVFTAQSDRPSIVQGLRVLIGAVLFILAYGTLGFWLQERQYAAAFSFAAAIAQTLAMFFTADSGGLQPMTRFGRYFAASIYGVSFVTLLYAVWMLFRPVIFRGAASEEERQRAQAIVEQHGRSSLARFALLEDKSYYFSPSGQSVIAYVPKGRGAVALGDPIGPASDRQETILGFRTFCSRNDWHPAFYQTLPDDVSLYRSLGFRVLKIGEEAIVDLHRFTLEGKAGRNLRTAMNKFTKQGYRVQYYPPPISPELLAELQAISDDWLDSVQGAEKKFSLGWFDPDYLRDCEIAVVEDPQGTPLAFANLIPEYQLNEATIDLMRHHRGLERGVMDYLFTSLLQHCKGQGFDTFNLGLVVLSGVGADPQAPPLEKGMHYLYEHLNQFYNVQGLRTYKEKFQPRWEPRYFVYPRLAALPDVVVALVRADSGDRLQDYFGAEFFSMPLTTGLKQLSRLGPILLSLGLFALSGWAISHELRQYSLPDILSSIATIPSWALALAIALTVMNYVFLTGYDTLATYFVRHPLPYRQTALAAFISYAISNSVGFALLSGSAIRYRFYTAWGLTPGQIGQIIAFCNLSFWLGLFAIGGLVFAVEPLSVPGILHLPFDTVHPLGLIFLSSIAAYLILSRFSHRPLKLRSWVMPHLPIPLALAQITVAACDWALAAAVLYVLLPTPPGVNYGIFFGSYLLAQIAGVISNVPGGLGVFETVLLLLLSPPIPSEQLLGALLVYRAVYYLLPLGLGAGLLGLYELRQHQTINSVQSKS; the protein is encoded by the coding sequence TTGCGACATCCACTCAGCCATCGGGGAGTTGCGATCACCACTCGCGTCGGGATTTGGAGCGCCGCCGTGCTGACGGCACTGGTGGGTTGCGTCAATATCTGGTCTGCCGCAACCCCAAGTCTGCCCGCTCGCTTAGCCTGGCTAGAGCAGTTTTTGCCCCTCGAAGTCAGGGCCGGGGGCCATCTATTTGCAGCGTTGAGCGGCTTTTTCTTGCTGGCGCTGGCGGCTAATTTGCTGCGGCGCAAGCGGCTGGCTTGGTGGTTGACGGTGGGGTTGCTGGGGGTCTCCATTCTGAGTCACCTGGTCAAAGGATTGGACTACGAAGAAGGCTTGCTGGCACTGGTGTTACTGTTCCAGCTCCTGTGGTTGCGGCCGGTCTTCACGGCTCAGTCCGATCGCCCCTCCATCGTGCAGGGCTTGCGAGTCCTCATCGGGGCGGTGCTCTTTATTCTGGCCTATGGCACGTTGGGGTTTTGGCTCCAAGAGCGTCAGTATGCCGCTGCTTTTAGCTTTGCCGCAGCGATCGCCCAAACGCTAGCGATGTTTTTCACCGCTGACAGTGGCGGACTGCAACCGATGACCCGTTTTGGGCGCTACTTTGCCGCGTCGATCTACGGGGTCAGCTTTGTCACCTTGCTCTATGCCGTCTGGATGCTGTTTCGCCCCGTCATTTTTCGCGGGGCCGCCAGTGAAGAAGAGCGGCAACGGGCACAAGCGATTGTCGAGCAGCATGGGCGATCGTCTCTGGCGCGATTTGCCTTGCTAGAGGACAAGTCCTACTACTTCAGTCCCTCAGGGCAATCGGTCATTGCCTACGTGCCCAAGGGCAGGGGCGCGGTGGCGCTGGGTGATCCGATTGGGCCAGCCAGCGATCGCCAGGAAACCATCCTGGGTTTTCGCACCTTTTGCAGTCGCAACGACTGGCACCCGGCGTTTTATCAAACGCTGCCCGACGATGTGAGCCTCTACCGTTCCTTGGGCTTTCGGGTGCTGAAAATTGGCGAAGAGGCGATCGTGGATTTGCACCGCTTCACGTTAGAGGGAAAAGCGGGCCGGAATTTGCGCACCGCCATGAACAAGTTCACCAAGCAGGGCTATCGGGTGCAGTACTATCCGCCGCCGATCAGTCCCGAACTGCTGGCAGAACTGCAGGCGATCAGCGACGACTGGCTCGACTCCGTGCAGGGAGCGGAAAAGAAGTTTTCTCTCGGCTGGTTTGACCCAGACTATCTACGAGACTGCGAAATTGCCGTCGTGGAAGATCCTCAGGGTACGCCCCTCGCCTTCGCCAACTTGATTCCGGAGTATCAGCTCAACGAAGCCACCATTGACCTGATGCGCCACCATCGCGGCTTAGAACGGGGCGTGATGGACTACCTGTTCACCTCGCTGTTGCAGCATTGCAAAGGGCAGGGCTTTGACACCTTTAACTTAGGGCTGGTCGTGCTTTCAGGCGTAGGCGCAGATCCTCAAGCGCCACCGCTAGAAAAAGGCATGCACTACCTCTATGAGCACCTCAACCAGTTCTACAACGTGCAAGGTTTACGGACTTACAAAGAGAAGTTTCAGCCGCGTTGGGAGCCGCGTTATTTTGTCTACCCGCGCCTGGCCGCCCTGCCTGATGTGGTGGTAGCGCTGGTGCGGGCTGATTCGGGCGATCGCCTGCAAGACTACTTCGGCGCGGAGTTCTTTAGTATGCCGCTGACCACTGGCCTGAAACAATTGTCACGGCTGGGGCCAATACTGCTCAGCCTGGGCTTATTTGCCCTGTCAGGGTGGGCCATCAGCCACGAATTGCGCCAATACAGTCTGCCAGACATTCTCAGCAGCATTGCGACCATCCCCAGCTGGGCGTTGGCCCTGGCGATCGCCCTCACCGTCATGAACTACGTCTTTCTCACCGGCTACGATACTCTGGCGACCTATTTTGTGCGCCATCCCCTACCCTACCGCCAAACAGCCTTAGCAGCATTCATCAGCTACGCCATCAGCAACAGCGTGGGCTTCGCCTTGCTCAGCGGTAGCGCCATTCGCTATCGCTTTTACACCGCATGGGGACTGACACCAGGCCAAATTGGACAAATCATCGCCTTTTGCAACCTCAGTTTTTGGCTTGGGTTATTTGCGATCGGGGGGCTGGTGTTTGCCGTAGAACCGCTGTCAGTACCGGGAATTTTGCACTTGCCCTTTGATACGGTGCATCCCCTCGGCCTCATCTTTTTGAGCAGCATTGCCGCCTACCTCATCCTCAGTCGCTTTAGCCACCGCCCCCTCAAACTGCGGAGTTGGGTAATGCCCCACTTACCGATACCCCTTGCCTTAGCGCAAATTACTGTCGCTGCCTGCGATTGGGCCTTGGCCGCCGCCGTGCTGTATGTGCTGTTGCCCACTCCCCCTGGGGTGAACTATGGCATCTTTTTCGGTAGTTACCTGCTGGCCCAAATCGCGGGCGTGATTAGCAATGTGCCAGGCGGTTTAGGCGTGTTTGAAACGGTGCTGCTACTCCTGCTCTCGCCACCCATACCCTCAGAACAATTGCTCGGCGCGCTCCTGGTATATCGGGCAGTCTACTATCTCTTACCCTTGGGGTTAGGTGCAGGGTTGCTAGGTCTTTATGAGCTACGGCAGCACCAAACGATCAACTCAGTTCAGTCAAAGTCATGA
- the coaE gene encoding dephospho-CoA kinase (Dephospho-CoA kinase (CoaE) performs the final step in coenzyme A biosynthesis.) — MGQQRIIGLTGGIATGKSTVAEYLQKQYGVPILDADVYARQAVEVGSPILGAIAARYGTQILRSDGSLDRPQLGQIVFSDRAEKAWLEQQIHPYVRQCFATAMANLSAVATVVQVIPLLFEANLTDQVTEIWVVTCAYDTQRQRLMTRNQLSPAAAEQRIQNQWPLAQKAELADVVLDNEGTLAALYQQIDAALQATA; from the coding sequence ATGGGCCAGCAGCGCATCATTGGACTAACCGGCGGCATCGCCACGGGCAAATCTACCGTTGCCGAGTATCTGCAAAAGCAGTACGGGGTGCCGATTCTGGATGCCGATGTGTATGCCCGTCAGGCGGTTGAGGTGGGTTCGCCGATTTTGGGAGCGATCGCGGCTCGCTACGGCACCCAGATTTTGCGTTCAGACGGCAGCTTAGATCGTCCACAACTCGGGCAAATTGTGTTTAGCGATCGGGCTGAGAAAGCCTGGCTAGAGCAGCAAATTCATCCCTATGTGCGGCAGTGCTTTGCCACGGCCATGGCTAACTTATCGGCTGTGGCCACGGTTGTACAGGTGATTCCCCTGCTGTTTGAAGCCAACTTGACCGATCAGGTTACTGAGATCTGGGTCGTCACCTGTGCCTATGACACGCAGCGACAGCGGCTGATGACCCGCAACCAGCTTTCCCCAGCGGCGGCTGAGCAGCGCATTCAGAATCAGTGGCCCTTAGCTCAAAAAGCCGAACTGGCCGATGTGGTGTTGGATAACGAGGGCACGCTAGCCGCGCTGTATCAGCAAATCGATGCGGCGTTGCAGGCTACTGCCTAA
- a CDS encoding uroporphyrinogen-III synthase — protein MARLPSAPASITALVTRSAGQSSQFTTLLKAAGIQVLEMPALEIRPPSTWQPLDAAIAHLNTYDWLILTSANAVTFFWQRLAAVGNPAELASVKLAVVGKKTASVLQQQGYQADFIPPNFVADSLVAAFPESVQGRKLLFPRVESGGREILVNEMTAAGATVTEVPAYESGCPQTPDPAAIAALQSQQIHVITFASSKTVRHTCQLLQQGLGTNWTAYLEQVAIASIGPKTSDTCRELLGRVDIEAAEYTLEGLTQAITEWASSASLD, from the coding sequence ATGGCTCGGTTACCGTCGGCTCCCGCTTCTATTACAGCGCTGGTGACGCGATCGGCGGGGCAATCCAGTCAATTCACCACCCTCCTAAAAGCGGCAGGTATTCAGGTTTTAGAAATGCCCGCGCTCGAAATCCGGCCGCCCTCGACCTGGCAACCGCTGGATGCGGCGATCGCCCATCTCAACACCTACGACTGGCTAATTTTGACGTCAGCGAATGCGGTCACCTTTTTCTGGCAGCGGTTAGCGGCGGTGGGCAATCCGGCAGAGTTGGCATCGGTAAAGCTAGCCGTCGTGGGAAAAAAAACCGCCAGTGTGTTGCAGCAGCAGGGCTATCAGGCCGATTTCATTCCGCCCAATTTTGTCGCAGATTCGTTGGTAGCGGCGTTTCCGGAATCGGTGCAGGGACGCAAGCTTTTATTTCCCAGGGTGGAAAGTGGTGGACGAGAGATCTTGGTCAACGAAATGACGGCGGCTGGGGCGACCGTGACAGAAGTCCCGGCCTATGAATCGGGCTGTCCGCAAACGCCTGACCCAGCGGCGATCGCGGCCCTCCAATCGCAACAAATCCACGTCATCACCTTTGCCAGTTCTAAGACGGTGCGCCACACCTGTCAGCTGTTGCAGCAGGGACTGGGAACCAATTGGACGGCATATTTGGAGCAAGTCGCGATCGCTTCCATTGGTCCCAAAACGTCTGACACCTGCCGGGAACTGCTGGGGCGGGTGGATATTGAGGCGGCGGAATATACCCTGGAAGGACTGACACAGGCAATTACGGAATGGGCCAGCAGCGCATCATTGGACTAA
- a CDS encoding superoxide dismutase — protein MAYELPTLPYDYTALEPHISKSTLEFHHDKHHAAYVTKFNAAVEGSDLDCKPIEDAIKTLAKDPEKSGVFNNAAQAWNHTFYWHSMKPSGGGMPQGELAKKIEADFGSYEKFAEAFKNAGATQFGSGWAWLVLDGNTLKVTKTLNADNPLTAGQVPLITMDVWEHAYYLDYQNKRPDYIGAFLGSLVNWDFAAKNLAAA, from the coding sequence ATGGCGTATGAGCTGCCCACACTACCTTACGACTACACAGCACTGGAGCCCCATATCTCCAAAAGCACGTTGGAGTTTCACCATGACAAGCATCACGCCGCTTATGTCACAAAGTTCAATGCCGCAGTCGAAGGCTCGGACCTCGACTGCAAACCCATTGAGGATGCGATCAAGACTTTAGCGAAAGATCCTGAAAAAAGTGGCGTTTTTAACAATGCCGCCCAGGCCTGGAACCACACGTTTTACTGGCACAGCATGAAGCCCAGTGGCGGCGGCATGCCTCAGGGCGAGCTGGCCAAGAAAATCGAGGCTGATTTTGGCAGCTATGAAAAGTTTGCTGAGGCGTTTAAGAATGCCGGGGCAACTCAGTTTGGCAGTGGTTGGGCCTGGCTGGTGTTGGATGGAAATACTCTCAAAGTCACCAAAACCCTGAATGCTGATAATCCCCTCACTGCCGGACAAGTTCCCCTAATCACGATGGATGTCTGGGAGCATGCCTACTATTTGGATTATCAGAATAAGCGCCCCGACTACATCGGCGCGTTCTTAGGCAGTTTAGTGAACTGGGATTTTGCTGCTAAGAATCTAGCAGCGGCTTAG
- a CDS encoding Uma2 family endonuclease, with translation MTSLTLPLKFDLKNVHFTDEQFYQLCINNPDLTLERDAQGALILMSPVGGESGNTELELGIDLGIWNRQTGLGKVFSSSTIFRLPGGGSRSPDAAWVELSRWQALTPEQRQQFPPIAPDFVLELRSRTDSLPPLQEKMWEYLNSGVRLGWLINPQDQQVEVYRQGQPPEVRSLPTTMSGEAVLPGFTLHIERFEP, from the coding sequence ATGACATCCCTGACCCTACCGCTCAAATTTGACCTCAAAAACGTTCATTTCACCGATGAACAGTTTTACCAACTCTGCATCAATAACCCTGACCTAACGCTCGAACGCGATGCCCAAGGAGCCTTGATTCTGATGTCCCCCGTAGGCGGAGAAAGCGGTAACACTGAACTAGAGCTAGGTATTGATTTAGGCATTTGGAACCGCCAAACAGGACTGGGCAAAGTGTTCAGCTCTTCGACGATTTTTCGCTTGCCGGGGGGCGGCAGTCGATCTCCCGATGCCGCCTGGGTCGAACTTTCGCGATGGCAAGCCCTCACCCCTGAACAACGTCAACAGTTTCCGCCCATTGCCCCCGATTTTGTATTGGAGCTGAGGTCACGCACCGACAGTCTGCCACCCCTGCAGGAAAAAATGTGGGAATACCTGAACAGCGGTGTGCGATTGGGATGGTTAATTAACCCTCAAGACCAACAGGTCGAAGTTTATCGTCAGGGCCAGCCGCCAGAAGTGCGATCGCTCCCCACCACAATGTCGGGGGAAGCCGTTTTGCCAGGATTTACGCTACACATCGAGCGATTTGAGCCATGA
- a CDS encoding isochorismatase — protein MPPVTTLPVPDFVQADQVTQVYRVPYQERAIAARAWAQQQDIAPASQDPLRLCLLLIDVQNTFCLPEFELYVGGRSGQGALNDNRRLCQFIYQNLGVITAIAPTLDTHTAAQIFHPLFWLDSQGNPPAPMTMISYDDVVAGKWQVNPEMAPYMAVEDLQEFALHYTRRLTYDSKYPLTIWPYHSMLGGIGHALVSAIEEACFFHSIARHSPTLYEVKGSNPLTENYSVLSPEVLEDSQGSAIARKNQRFTDKLLDFDAIVVAGQAKSHCVAWSVEDLLTEINARDPQLAQKVYLLEDCTSPVVVPDVVDFTDAADEAYARFAAAGMHRVTTELPMSEWPGLAL, from the coding sequence ATGCCCCCTGTTACCACCCTTCCGGTCCCCGATTTTGTCCAAGCTGACCAAGTGACGCAGGTCTATCGTGTGCCCTATCAAGAACGGGCGATCGCGGCCCGTGCCTGGGCTCAACAGCAAGACATTGCTCCTGCGAGTCAAGATCCGCTACGACTATGTCTCTTACTCATTGACGTGCAAAATACGTTCTGCCTACCTGAGTTTGAACTGTATGTGGGCGGGCGATCGGGCCAGGGCGCACTGAACGACAATCGCCGATTGTGTCAGTTCATCTACCAAAACTTGGGCGTCATTACCGCGATCGCCCCGACTCTGGATACTCACACCGCTGCCCAAATTTTCCATCCCTTATTCTGGCTTGACAGTCAGGGCAATCCCCCCGCACCGATGACCATGATCAGCTACGACGACGTGGTGGCCGGAAAATGGCAGGTCAATCCGGAGATGGCCCCCTACATGGCGGTCGAAGATTTGCAAGAGTTTGCGCTGCACTATACCCGGCGGCTCACCTACGACAGCAAATATCCCCTCACGATTTGGCCGTACCATTCCATGTTGGGGGGCATTGGGCACGCCCTCGTGTCCGCCATTGAAGAAGCTTGTTTCTTTCATTCCATCGCCCGCCACAGTCCGACCTTGTATGAAGTCAAGGGCAGCAATCCCCTGACGGAAAACTATTCTGTCCTGAGTCCTGAAGTGTTGGAAGACAGTCAAGGGAGCGCGATCGCTCGCAAGAATCAGCGATTTACCGACAAGCTGCTGGATTTTGATGCGATCGTGGTGGCGGGTCAGGCTAAGAGTCACTGTGTGGCCTGGTCGGTAGAAGATCTCCTGACGGAAATCAACGCCCGCGATCCACAACTGGCGCAAAAAGTGTATCTGCTGGAAGACTGCACGTCTCCCGTCGTGGTGCCCGACGTGGTGGACTTCACCGATGCTGCCGATGAAGCTTATGCGCGTTTTGCCGCCGCTGGCATGCACCGTGTCACCACCGAGCTGCCAATGTCAGAGTGGCCTGGGCTCGCGCTTTAA
- a CDS encoding FHA domain-containing protein, whose protein sequence is MITLSLLHPLNKKPVQHWTFEEDSVIRIGRSTENQVVLYSAVVSRHHVELRQTDAGWEIVNLGTNGTYLDGKRVAQAIAEDGMVIRLARSGPNIQINISQEAPDSMKALRQLQSNAESRTKVEFNDTHSADAHPTRIDPDHKTTSETSPSVQS, encoded by the coding sequence GTGATTACTCTTTCGCTGCTACATCCTCTGAATAAAAAACCCGTCCAGCACTGGACGTTCGAAGAAGACTCCGTCATTCGAATTGGTCGCTCTACCGAAAATCAGGTGGTGCTCTACAGTGCCGTGGTCTCTCGCCATCATGTGGAATTGCGGCAAACGGATGCCGGTTGGGAGATTGTGAATCTCGGCACCAACGGCACTTACCTGGATGGTAAGCGGGTGGCCCAAGCGATCGCGGAAGATGGAATGGTGATTCGGCTGGCGCGTTCTGGCCCCAACATTCAAATCAACATCAGCCAAGAGGCCCCCGACTCGATGAAGGCATTGCGCCAACTGCAATCCAACGCCGAGAGTCGCACCAAGGTCGAGTTTAACGACACCCATTCCGCTGATGCCCATCCGACCCGCATTGATCCAGATCACAAGACCACTTCCGAGACATCGCCCTCTGTGCAGTCTTAA
- a CDS encoding LOG family protein, which produces MSQFSSSDNLPRPASESVPVQNHEATFDIIQASVLGLWEVVNNLTRIRPTKRDRYRVTIFGSARMQSEDALYAGVRQLASELTLLGCDIITGGGPGLMQAANEGSVIADPEDLTRSIGIRVALEFEQAGNPFIEEMYSHRTFFSRLHHFVLISDAFVVVPGGIGTSLEALMIWQLLQVRKLHQTPLIFVGDMWADLVSWVDRYMIQRAPALADPADLSIPQCVTDCEAAIALLKASHAQWQQRSEP; this is translated from the coding sequence GTGAGTCAGTTTTCTTCGTCCGACAATTTACCCCGTCCCGCCTCAGAAAGCGTTCCTGTTCAGAATCACGAGGCTACATTCGACATCATTCAAGCATCCGTGCTGGGACTGTGGGAAGTCGTGAATAATCTCACGCGCATTCGCCCCACGAAGCGCGATCGCTATCGGGTCACCATCTTTGGCTCGGCCCGCATGCAGTCTGAAGATGCTCTCTATGCAGGAGTGCGCCAACTCGCCAGCGAACTCACCCTCCTGGGCTGCGACATCATTACTGGGGGCGGCCCAGGGCTCATGCAAGCCGCCAATGAAGGCAGTGTCATCGCTGACCCCGAAGATCTCACCCGGTCCATTGGCATTCGCGTCGCGCTGGAGTTTGAGCAGGCGGGCAATCCATTTATCGAAGAAATGTACAGCCACCGGACGTTTTTTTCGCGGCTACACCATTTCGTGCTGATTTCGGATGCGTTTGTGGTGGTGCCGGGTGGCATCGGCACTAGCTTAGAAGCGTTGATGATTTGGCAACTGTTGCAGGTCCGCAAACTGCACCAAACGCCGCTGATTTTCGTCGGCGATATGTGGGCCGACTTGGTGAGTTGGGTCGATCGCTACATGATCCAGCGGGCGCCCGCCCTGGCCGATCCCGCCGATTTATCCATTCCCCAATGTGTCACAGACTGCGAGGCCGCGATCGCCCTGCTCAAAGCCTCCCATGCCCAATGGCAACAGCGTTCGGAGCCCTAA
- a CDS encoding lecithin retinol acyltransferase family protein, with amino-acid sequence MALGDQVYAMREVAGVPGVYEHHGIDCGPDAIVHYYKGGDVPTVTSTPRDLFARGGRIFVKPRSLAFLPHIVVQRAQSRLGEQRYDLLTNNCEHFANWCKTGRNDCEQLAGFGLQIDRYNLPDLRRLIEGTASDRAPDEAIALFHDALGNIAAAHQTLKREYDQARQDMDTWERVAAAALQRDREDLARAALHRKVAAKKKVDHLTEQLTELVDVQLTLERNRLRAAERSS; translated from the coding sequence ATGGCGCTAGGTGACCAGGTCTACGCGATGCGTGAGGTGGCGGGGGTGCCGGGCGTCTATGAGCACCACGGCATCGACTGTGGCCCCGATGCCATCGTTCATTACTACAAAGGGGGCGACGTCCCCACTGTTACCAGCACCCCAAGGGACTTGTTTGCGCGGGGGGGCCGAATTTTTGTGAAGCCGCGATCGCTGGCTTTTTTGCCGCACATCGTGGTGCAGCGGGCCCAGAGTCGGTTAGGCGAACAGCGCTACGACCTGCTGACCAACAACTGCGAACATTTTGCCAACTGGTGCAAAACGGGCCGCAACGACTGTGAACAACTGGCAGGCTTTGGGTTACAAATCGATCGCTATAACTTGCCCGACTTGCGCCGCTTGATCGAGGGTACCGCCAGCGATCGCGCCCCAGACGAAGCCATTGCCCTTTTTCACGATGCCTTGGGTAATATCGCCGCCGCCCACCAAACCCTCAAGCGCGAATATGACCAGGCCCGTCAGGATATGGACACCTGGGAACGGGTGGCAGCGGCCGCTTTGCAGCGCGATCGCGAAGACCTGGCCCGCGCCGCCCTGCATCGCAAAGTGGCCGCCAAGAAAAAGGTGGATCACCTCACTGAGCAACTCACGGAGCTGGTCGATGTGCAGCTAACCTTGGAGCGCAATCGCCTGCGGGCCGCTGAGCGCTCCTCCTGA
- a CDS encoding PhoH family protein codes for MKKVFLLDTNVLLHDPEAMRRFQDNDVVLPITVIEELDRFKKQPDMVGRNARHTSRLLDELRRTGNLTEGIPVSPAGGTLKVVLCHRETLQKLPVELEGDKGDNAILAVGLELKQHCQCPVILVSKDTNLRIKADALALAAEDYETDKVDVEELYSGACELSTTPDQIDQFYAHKTLDLPEAVYPHQAVTLVDVTKPDHTAISIADSRGQSLQALTRQPKEGILHIRPRNREQAFALELLLDDAVPLVTLEGKAGTGKTLLAIAAGLHQVINEKHYTRLLISRPIVPMGRDLGYLPGDIGEKLSPWMQPLYDNFDLIFGTTDSTNKPAHWRRGHEELMERGLLQIEPLTYIRGRSIPKQFLIIDEAQNLTPHEVKTILTRAGEGTKIVLTGDVDQIDSPYLDAASNGISYVVERFKTDPLGGHMTLIKGERSLLAERAATLL; via the coding sequence ATGAAAAAGGTTTTTCTGCTCGATACCAATGTGCTGCTGCATGACCCAGAGGCCATGCGGCGGTTTCAGGATAATGATGTGGTGTTGCCCATCACTGTGATTGAGGAACTCGATCGCTTCAAAAAGCAGCCCGACATGGTGGGACGCAATGCCCGCCATACCTCGCGGCTCTTGGATGAGTTACGCCGCACGGGCAATCTGACAGAGGGGATTCCCGTGAGTCCGGCTGGCGGCACCCTCAAGGTGGTGCTGTGTCACCGGGAGACGTTGCAAAAACTACCGGTGGAATTAGAAGGCGATAAAGGCGACAACGCCATTTTGGCCGTCGGGCTGGAGCTCAAACAGCACTGCCAATGTCCCGTCATTTTAGTCAGCAAAGACACCAACTTGCGGATTAAAGCCGATGCCCTGGCCTTGGCCGCTGAAGATTATGAAACCGACAAAGTGGATGTCGAAGAGCTGTATAGCGGTGCCTGTGAGCTCTCGACAACGCCGGATCAAATCGATCAGTTTTATGCCCATAAGACCCTCGATCTGCCCGAGGCAGTGTACCCCCATCAGGCGGTGACCCTGGTGGATGTGACCAAGCCAGACCACACGGCGATCTCGATCGCCGACAGTCGCGGGCAGTCGCTCCAAGCCTTAACCCGGCAACCCAAAGAGGGCATTTTGCACATTCGCCCGCGCAATCGCGAGCAAGCCTTTGCTTTAGAACTGCTGCTGGATGATGCCGTCCCGTTAGTGACTTTGGAAGGGAAGGCGGGGACGGGGAAAACCCTACTAGCGATCGCGGCAGGGCTGCATCAAGTCATCAACGAAAAGCACTACACCCGACTGTTAATCTCGCGCCCCATTGTGCCCATGGGCCGTGATTTGGGATATCTGCCCGGCGACATTGGCGAAAAACTCAGCCCCTGGATGCAGCCCCTGTACGACAATTTTGACTTGATTTTTGGCACCACCGACTCCACTAATAAGCCCGCCCACTGGCGACGGGGCCACGAAGAATTGATGGAGCGGGGCTTACTGCAAATCGAGCCGCTGACCTACATTCGTGGGCGCAGCATTCCCAAGCAGTTTTTGATTATTGACGAGGCCCAAAACCTGACGCCCCATGAAGTCAAGACCATTCTCACCCGAGCGGGCGAGGGCACCAAAATTGTGCTGACGGGCGATGTAGACCAAATCGATAGCCCCTATCTAGATGCGGCTAGCAACGGCATTTCCTACGTGGTGGAGCGGTTCAAAACCGATCCCTTGGGCGGGCACATGACGTTGATCAAAGGCGAGCGATCGCTCCTCGCCGAGCGCGCCGCTACTCTGCTGTAA